A part of Arachis hypogaea cultivar Tifrunner chromosome 12, arahy.Tifrunner.gnm2.J5K5, whole genome shotgun sequence genomic DNA contains:
- the LOC112729051 gene encoding uncharacterized protein translates to MRIRKNAKFSSLELLSSSSSEGGTGSCSSFSFRHTHVCQLNQSPWDVIPFDSDSIQFECHNNNNTTFLTTTTTTTTTHASVNAADSVGPVESVASMMDIDDKTKMVALQDDDAAVAAMTAVHRRDSGKGAKVAAANGGAGYSKKTPAAAAGGARSSRANKNRGGPPPAAAGSKKPPPASSNPYEFYYYSGFGPLWGRRRGGRHGGGGGGGEDESKNSHGNGNENNHNNNRALEEPSKIVTIMNEAEAAEVEGGNNNNNNNNNNNNININNNVTNVVSVNNNNNKGSGMEDSVVGYSLVNVGELDYVEIDDDDEEEEEDNINDDEEIGNKKRMRKPVKARSLKSLM, encoded by the exons ATGAGGATCCGCAAGAACGCGAAGTTCTCATCTTTAGAGTTATTAAGCTCATCTTCCTCAGAAGGAGGAACAggttcttgttcttcattctcatTTCGTCATACCCACGTGTGCCAGCTGAACCAGTCTCCATGGGATGTGATCCCCTTTGACTCTGATTCCATCCAG TTCGAATGCCACAACAATAACAACACCACCTtcctcaccaccaccaccaccaccaccaccacccacgCTTCTGTAAATGCTGCAGATTCCGTTGGACCTGTTGAAAG CGTCGCTTCGATGATGGACATTGACGACAAAACCAAGATGGTTGCTCTTCAAGACGACGATGCAGCCGTGGCGGCAATGACGGCTGTCCATCGTCGCGATAGTGGAAAGGGAGCAAAAGTTGCCGCCGCGAACGGCGGAGCTGGTTACAGCAAGAAGACACCGGCGGCAGCTGCTGGAGGAGCTCGCAGCAGCCGCGCCAATAAGAATCGTGGTGGTCCTCCTCCCGCCGCCGCTGGCAGCAAGAAACCACCACCGGCGTCGAGTAATCCGTACGAATTTTACTACTATTCAGGGTTTGGACCGCTATGGGGGCGGAGAAGAGGCGGCAGACATGGCGGCGGTGGCGGAGGAGGAGAAGACGAAAGCAAGAACAGCCATGGTAACGGAAATGAgaataatcataacaataatcgaGCATTGGAGGAACCATCGAAAATCGTTACTATCATGAATGAAGCCGAAGCCGCAGAAGTAGAAggtggtaataataataataataataataataataataataatattaatattaataataatgttaCAAATGTTGTtagtgttaataataataataataaaggtagTGGCATGGAAGATAGTGTTGTTGGttattctttagtgaatgttggGGAATTGGATTATGTGGAGATTGATGATgacgacgaagaagaagaagaggataacATCAACGATGATGAAGAGATTGGGAACAAGAAGAGAATGAGGAAGCCAGTTAAAGCTAGGTCTCTTAAATCTCTtatgtga
- the LOC112726298 gene encoding pentatricopeptide repeat-containing protein At4g30825, chloroplastic → MASLRFSIFIDTFDSKTSIPTVSCYGAFPFKSLPKTKYIQIDANFSSKPKVRNKARVAKRVPNPQIGAEFRLGYEAKNSAPLEIDKFLVRRDGDDADVDYSSVGPELSTEHCNAILRVLERTSDDAKTMSFFEWMRGMGKLEQNDRAYNIVLRLLSKKEDWEAAKKLVLEMRTKFGSELSLQAFNTLIYACRRRGLVELGAKWFRLMLDSGVAPNAATFSMLMGLYRKGWNIEEAEFMFSQMRQLGMLFEPAYSGMITIYTRFRLYEKAEDIISLMREDKIVPNMENWLVMLNAYSQQGKLRDAEKVLVSMEEAGFSPNIVAYNIMITGYGKASNMDAAQKLFVKLKNVGLDPDETTFRSMIEGWGRVDNYVEAMWYYKELKRLGYKPNSSNLYTMLKLQAKHGDEEGAVGTLGDMVEAGCQYSSMLGTLLHAYESTGRVDKLPLLLNMNRSCYEHILVNQHSCSSLVMAYVKHKLIEDAIKVLKEKKWCDEPYEDNLCHLLICSCKEAGMLENAVKIYNQIHKNVDKPNMHILCTMIDIYSVMGLFNEAEMLYMQLKSSGIQLDMIAFSIVVRMYVKAGSLKDACSVLDEIDKLPDIVPDIFLLRDMFRIYQRCNKVDKLTALYYKVSKDRVDWDQELYNCVLNCCAQALPVDELSRLFEEMLDRGFTPNTITFNVMLDIFGKARLFKKVNRIFCMAKKQGLVDAISYNTIIAAFGKNKDFKNMSWMVDKMQFDGFSVSLEAYNSMLDAYGKDGQMETFRSILQKMKESNCASDHYTYNTMINIYGEQGWIEEVANVHTELKECGLGLDLYSYNTLIKAYGVAGMVEDAVDLIKEMRDNGIEPDKITYTNLITALRRNDKFLEAVKWSLWMKQMKL, encoded by the coding sequence atggCTTCTCTCAGATTTTCTATTTTCATAGATACTTTCGATTCAAAGACCTCAATCCCTACTGTATCTTGTTACGGAGCTTTCCCTTTCAAATCCCTACCCAAAACGAAGTACATTCAGATCGACGCGAACTTCAGTTCTAAGCCTAAGGTTCGGAACAAGGCTCGGGTGGCGAAGCGAGTGCCAAACCCACAAATCGGAGCTGAATTTAGGTTGGGCTACGAAGCCAAGAACAGTGCTCCACTAGAAATTGATAAGTTCCTCGTGCGCCGTGACGGCGACGATGCTGACGTGGATTACTCTTCAGTTGGTCCTGAACTAAGCACGGAGCATTGCAATGCGATCTTGAGAGTGCTTGAGAGGACGAGCGACGACGCCAAAACGATGTCGTTTTTTGAGTGGATGAGAGGAATGGGGAAATTAGAGCAAAACGACCGTGCTTACAACATCGTCCTTCGTTTGCTGAGCAAGAAGGAAGATTGGGAAGCTGCAAAGAAACTAGTTTTGGAAATGAGAACCAAATTCGGGTCCGAATTGAGCTTGCAGGCTTTCAACACTCTCATATACGCTTGTCGGAGGCGGGGTTTAGTGGAACTGGGGGCGAAGTGGTTCCGACTGATGTTGGATTCCGGTGTGGCGCCGAATGCGGCGACGTTCAGCATGTTGATGGGGCTTTACAGGAAAGGATGGAACATTGAGGAGGCAGAGTTCATGTTTTCTCAGATGAGGCAGTTAGGGATGTTGTTTGAACCGGCATATTCAGGTATGATTACGATATACACCCGTTTTAGATTGTATGAAAAGGCAGAAGACATAATTAGCTTGATGAGAGAAGACAAAATTGTTCCTAATATGGAGAATTGGTTGGTGATGCTGAATGCTTATAGCCAGCAAGGAAAATTGAGGGATGCTGAGAAGGTTTTGGTGTCAATGGAAGAGGCAGGGTTCAGTCCCAATATTGTTGCATATAATATTATGATAACTGGGTATGGAAAAGCTTCCAATATGGATGCTGCTCAGAAGTTGTTTGTGAAACTGAAGAATGTTGGGTTGGACCCTGATGAGACCACTTTCCGTTCTATGATTGAGGGATGGGGTAGAGTTGATAATTATGTAGAAGCCATGTGGTATTATAAGGAGCTCAAGCGGTTAGGGTACAAACCGAATTCGTCGAATTTGTACACTATGTTAAAGTTGCAGGCCAAACATGGAGACGAAGAGGGTGCTGTTGGAACTCTTGGAGATATGGTGGAGGCTGGATGCCAGTACTCTTCTATGCTTGGCACTCTATTACATGCTTATGAGAGTACTGGCAGGGTTGATAAATTGCCGCTTTTGTTGAACATGAACAGGAGCTGCTATGAACACATTCTTGTTAATCAACATTCTTGCTCCTCTCTGGTCATGGCTTATGTAAAACACAAGCTGATAGAAGATGCTATTAAAGTGTTGAAAGAGAAGAAGTGGTGTGACGAGCCTTATGAGGATAACTTGTGTCATCTTTTGATTTGCTCGTGCAAAGAGGCAGGTATGCTGGAGAATGCTGTTAAGATATATAATCAAATTCACAAGAATGTTGATAAGCCTAACATGCATATTTTGTGCACCATGATTGACATTTACAGTGTCATGGGCCTCTTCAATGAGGCAGAGATGTTGTATATGCAGTTGAAGTCTTCAGGGATTCAATTGGATATGATTGCCTTTAGCATTGTTGTTAGAATGTATGTCAAAGCTGGATCGCTGAAAGATGCTTGCTCTGTTCTGGATGAAATTGACAAGCTACCAGACATCGTGCCAGACATCTTTTTGCTACGTGATATGTTTCGTATTTACCAAAGATGCAACAAGGTGGATAAGTTAACTGCCCTTTACTACAAAGTCTCGAAAGATCGTGTGGATTGGGATCAGGAACTATATAATTGTGTCCTAAACTGCTGTGCGCAGGCTCTGCCAGTAGACGAGCTTTCCAGGCTTTTTGAAGAGATGCTAGACCGTGGATTTACCCCTAACACGATCACTTTCAATGTCATGCTTGACATCTTTGGAAAAGCTAGGCTCTTCAAGAAGGTTAATAGGATTTTCTGCATGGCTAAGAAGCAAGGTCTGGTTGATGCGATCTCTTACAATACTATCATTGCAGCATTCGGTAAAAATAAAGACTTCAAAAACATGTCATGGATGGTTGACAAGATGCAATTTGATGGGTTTTCAGTTTCCCTTGAAGCCTACAATTCTATGCTGGATGCTTACGGGAAAGATGGTCAAATGGAAACTTTTAGATCCATATTGCAGAAGATGAAGGAATCAAACTGTGCCTCTGACCACTACACATACAACACCATGATCAATATCTATGGGGAGCAAGGATGGATCGAAGAAGTTGCTAATGTTCACACTGAATTGAAAGAATGTGGCCTTGGACTTGATTTGTACAGCTATAACACATTGATTAAGGCTTATGGAGTTGCAGGGATGGTTGAAGATGCTGTAGATTTGATCAAGGAAATGAGAGATAATGGAATTGAACCAGACAAGATAACTTACACTAATCTTATCACCGCGCTGCGCAGAAATGATAAATTTTTAGAAGCTGTTAAGTGGTCGCTGTGGATGAAGCAGATGAAATTGTGA